From one Agrobacterium fabrum str. C58 genomic stretch:
- a CDS encoding type IV secretory system conjugative DNA transfer family protein, protein MNRLRLSRDAFKNMMRAAARDPLWAFLALITMPFRIWKRLLGFMFILFNVNFVIGMGGGHFLEQTGFERGSLVHIIPGLLTLLALAVISFWFITTPLILHFGDDDDDTHGSARFATDKEIAALTSSGSGLLIGRDTKSAKPLRYDGPAHLLTMAPTRTGKGVGTIIPNLLTADRSVICVDPKGENARITGRARQKFGPVHVLDPFGVTGRSSAAFNPLALLDPHSLDVADDANTLADALVFDEPGMAGEAHWNEEAKALIAGLLLKIVADEPLSGRHLATLRDYLTLAPEQFAALLKRMQESDAARGLVARAANRHLGKSDREAAGVLSAAQRHTHFLDSPRMTAVLSRSDFRFADLKRSNVTVFLVLPPDRLSTYSRWLRLLVSQSLLEMARDPTKPATPVLYLLDEFASLGHLAPVERAMGVMAGYGVQLWPILQDIHQLRATYGHRAGTFLSNAGVLQVFGVNDHDSARLISDLLGQETVVFQTIARALYSDKTGITYSQQHTGRPLLTPDEVRNLPANGQLLFLAGQRPIFAEKLAYFADPEFRQMFDPV, encoded by the coding sequence ATGAACCGGTTGCGACTTTCTCGGGACGCATTCAAGAACATGATGCGAGCCGCCGCGCGTGATCCGCTTTGGGCATTCCTGGCTTTAATCACCATGCCCTTCCGGATCTGGAAACGGCTCCTTGGATTTATGTTCATCCTGTTCAACGTCAACTTTGTGATCGGCATGGGTGGCGGTCATTTCCTCGAGCAAACGGGTTTCGAGCGGGGCTCGCTTGTCCACATCATCCCAGGTCTCTTAACCCTGCTGGCGCTTGCCGTTATCTCTTTTTGGTTCATCACTACTCCACTGATTTTGCATTTCGGGGATGATGACGATGATACCCATGGCTCCGCCCGCTTCGCGACAGACAAGGAGATAGCCGCTCTCACCTCATCCGGTTCCGGCCTGTTGATTGGTCGTGATACAAAATCAGCCAAACCTCTGCGCTATGATGGCCCGGCCCATCTCCTGACGATGGCGCCGACCCGCACCGGCAAGGGTGTCGGGACGATCATCCCAAATCTGTTGACCGCCGACCGTTCCGTGATCTGCGTCGATCCGAAAGGTGAGAATGCAAGAATCACCGGTCGTGCGCGCCAGAAATTCGGCCCGGTTCATGTGCTCGATCCTTTCGGGGTCACCGGGAGATCCTCGGCCGCCTTCAATCCCCTTGCCCTGCTTGATCCCCACAGCCTCGATGTCGCCGACGACGCCAACACCCTTGCCGACGCTCTCGTGTTCGACGAACCGGGAATGGCAGGCGAGGCGCATTGGAACGAGGAGGCAAAAGCACTGATTGCCGGATTGCTACTCAAGATCGTTGCAGATGAGCCTTTGAGTGGCAGGCACCTCGCAACACTTCGCGACTATCTCACCCTTGCTCCTGAACAGTTTGCAGCGCTGCTCAAGCGTATGCAGGAAAGCGATGCGGCAAGAGGTCTTGTCGCGCGCGCCGCAAACCGCCACCTTGGAAAATCCGATCGCGAAGCTGCAGGCGTTCTCTCCGCAGCCCAACGCCATACGCATTTTCTTGATTCACCGCGCATGACGGCCGTCCTCAGCCGCTCGGATTTCCGATTTGCCGATCTCAAGCGCAGCAATGTGACGGTGTTCCTCGTCCTTCCCCCTGATCGTCTCTCGACCTATTCGCGCTGGCTGCGACTGCTTGTCTCCCAAAGCCTGCTCGAAATGGCCCGCGATCCGACAAAGCCGGCGACACCGGTTCTCTATCTGCTCGATGAGTTCGCATCCCTTGGGCATTTGGCACCAGTCGAGCGCGCGATGGGTGTGATGGCGGGTTATGGTGTCCAGCTTTGGCCCATCCTCCAGGACATCCATCAGCTGCGTGCCACATATGGTCACCGCGCCGGAACCTTTCTGTCAAACGCCGGCGTGCTGCAGGTCTTTGGCGTCAACGACCATGACAGCGCCCGCCTCATCTCTGATTTGCTCGGACAGGAAACGGTCGTGTTCCAGACCATAGCGAGAGCGCTCTATTCCGATAAGACCGGGATCACCTACAGCCAGCAACATACCGGCCGGCCGCTACTCACCCCTGATGAAGTGCGCAATCTGCCGGCGAACGGACAATTGCTGTTCCTGGCCGGGCAACGACCAATTTTTGCTGAAAAGCTTGCCTATTTTGCCGATCCGGAGTTCAGGCAGATGTTCGATCCAGTCTGA
- a CDS encoding nuclear transport factor 2 family protein: MLSIDFASRSRWTFLKTLLACAVVLPMSIAHGQETPLQEAPRDRNRAIIGAAFDRWAAGGSDFFNEVLAQDVVWTIEGTGPNAGTYRGRDDLIERAVRPLATRLTKPIRPVSTRIWADGDHVIVNWEGEAVARDGKPYSNTYVWILRMDGERATEVTAFLDLVAYEDVLRRIPHSELR; this comes from the coding sequence ATGCTGAGCATAGATTTCGCCAGTCGCTCGCGCTGGACTTTCTTGAAAACTCTTCTGGCTTGCGCTGTGGTGCTGCCGATGTCCATAGCGCATGGACAGGAAACGCCCTTGCAGGAGGCGCCACGCGACCGCAACAGGGCGATCATTGGAGCCGCCTTCGATCGCTGGGCCGCCGGCGGGTCCGACTTCTTCAATGAGGTTCTGGCGCAAGATGTTGTCTGGACAATAGAGGGCACAGGGCCGAATGCTGGAACTTACCGCGGTCGAGACGACTTGATTGAGCGAGCTGTTCGTCCCCTCGCGACGCGCCTGACCAAGCCCATCCGGCCAGTCTCAACGCGTATCTGGGCCGATGGCGATCACGTCATCGTCAATTGGGAAGGCGAAGCCGTCGCTCGTGACGGCAAGCCCTATTCCAACACTTATGTGTGGATACTCCGCATGGACGGAGAACGGGCGACTGAGGTGACTGCGTTCCTTGACCTCGTTGCCTATGAGGATGTGCTGCGCCGTATTCCACATTCCGAATTGCGGTGA
- the istA gene encoding IS21 family transposase, producing the protein MELYLKVRLAVSEGMTRRQAAKYFNISRDSVAKMVSYSTPPGYQRQLPIRRPKLDAFVSTIDHWLDEDVKVPRKQRHTAKRVFDRLRDERGFTGGYTIIKDYMRERDQRRQEVFVPLAHPPGHGQADFGEALVVIGGVERKAHFFVLDLPHSDGCYVRAYPAAVSEAWVDGHIHAFAFFRAVPQSIVYDNDRCLVAKILPDGTRKRAALFSGFLSHYLIRDRYGRPGKGNDKGNVEGLVGYARRNFMVPIPQFPTWEAFNVWLEEQCRKRQRDKLRGESETIGERLQRDLAAMRMLPASPFDACDHAGVKVTAQSLARYKTNDYSVPVAYGHQDVWVRGYVNEVVIGCRGEIIARHPRSWDREDVVFDPVHYLPLIEQKINSLDQAAPLQGWDLPEEFATLRRLMEGRMAKHGRREYVQVLRLLESFELADLHAAVKQALQLGAIGFDAVKHLILCRVERRPPRLDLSIYPYLPRATVETTSAKAYMRLLSAYGEEAA; encoded by the coding sequence GTGGAATTGTATCTCAAGGTTCGCCTGGCCGTCTCGGAAGGGATGACCCGGCGTCAGGCTGCAAAGTATTTCAACATATCTCGCGACAGCGTTGCCAAGATGGTGTCGTACTCGACGCCGCCGGGCTATCAGCGTCAGTTGCCGATCCGGCGGCCGAAGCTGGATGCGTTCGTCTCGACAATTGATCATTGGCTCGATGAGGACGTGAAGGTGCCGCGCAAGCAGCGCCACACGGCCAAGCGGGTGTTCGACCGGCTCCGGGACGAGCGCGGCTTCACCGGTGGCTACACGATCATCAAGGATTACATGCGCGAGCGGGATCAGCGCCGCCAGGAGGTGTTCGTGCCGCTGGCGCATCCGCCCGGCCATGGGCAGGCCGACTTCGGTGAGGCTCTGGTGGTGATCGGCGGTGTCGAGCGGAAGGCCCACTTCTTCGTGCTGGATCTGCCGCACAGCGACGGCTGTTATGTGCGGGCCTATCCAGCGGCCGTATCGGAGGCCTGGGTCGACGGCCACATCCATGCGTTCGCGTTCTTCAGGGCCGTGCCGCAATCGATCGTCTACGACAATGATCGTTGCCTGGTCGCAAAGATCCTGCCTGATGGGACCCGCAAGCGTGCGGCGCTGTTCAGCGGTTTTTTGTCCCACTACCTGATCCGGGATCGTTACGGACGGCCGGGCAAGGGCAACGATAAGGGAAACGTCGAGGGGCTTGTTGGTTATGCCAGACGCAACTTCATGGTGCCGATACCGCAGTTTCCAACATGGGAGGCGTTCAACGTCTGGCTTGAGGAGCAATGCCGCAAGCGCCAGCGCGACAAACTGCGGGGCGAGAGCGAGACGATCGGCGAACGGCTGCAGCGGGATCTGGCTGCCATGCGCATGTTACCGGCATCTCCATTCGATGCGTGCGACCATGCCGGCGTCAAGGTAACGGCCCAGTCGTTGGCGCGTTACAAGACCAATGACTATTCCGTCCCGGTCGCCTACGGCCATCAGGATGTCTGGGTCAGGGGTTATGTCAACGAAGTGGTGATCGGCTGCCGCGGCGAGATCATCGCCCGTCATCCCCGGAGCTGGGACCGTGAGGACGTCGTCTTCGATCCTGTGCATTACCTGCCGCTGATCGAGCAGAAGATCAATTCGCTGGATCAGGCAGCACCTCTCCAGGGCTGGGATTTGCCAGAGGAATTCGCCACGCTGCGCCGTTTGATGGAAGGCCGCATGGCCAAGCATGGCCGGCGAGAATATGTGCAGGTCTTGCGCCTGCTGGAAAGCTTCGAGCTCGCCGACCTGCACGCGGCGGTAAAGCAGGCGCTCCAACTCGGCGCGATCGGCTTCGACGCCGTCAAGCATCTGATCCTGTGCCGAGTGGAGCGCCGGCCGCCACGACTGGACCTGTCCATCTACCCGTATTTGCCGAGGGCGACGGTCGAGACGACGTCGGCGAAAGCCTACATGCGACTGCTTTCCGCGTATGGGGAGGAAGCGGCATGA
- a CDS encoding MarR family winged helix-turn-helix transcriptional regulator codes for MTDKRIDAPDTRADVTGLLCFSLYSASHAFTQLYRSLLDKLSLTYPQYLVMLTLWHRDGQTVKELGKTLFLDSSTLTPLLKRLDAAGLITRSRNPRDEREVLIHLTQKGDDLRTSASDVGRCIEEAVGLDAETVQSVKASLDAIRDKIKS; via the coding sequence ATGACTGACAAACGGATTGACGCCCCGGATACCCGCGCAGACGTGACCGGATTGCTGTGCTTTTCACTCTACTCGGCGAGCCACGCCTTCACGCAGCTCTACAGGTCACTGCTCGACAAATTGAGCCTAACTTACCCGCAGTATCTGGTGATGCTGACTCTGTGGCATCGCGACGGCCAGACCGTGAAGGAACTAGGGAAGACACTGTTCCTGGATTCCAGCACTCTGACACCGCTCCTCAAGAGACTGGATGCGGCGGGGCTGATCACCCGAAGCCGCAATCCAAGGGATGAACGCGAGGTTCTTATTCACCTGACGCAAAAAGGGGATGATCTCCGGACTAGCGCTTCGGATGTCGGGCGCTGCATTGAGGAAGCCGTGGGATTGGATGCCGAGACAGTTCAATCGGTCAAAGCGTCACTCGACGCCATAAGGGATAAGATCAAGTCATAA
- a CDS encoding anti-sigma factor antagonist encodes MARKTIEQRLAELDAQRSALKARLSKTERNNDMRRKVLIGSLVLHHLETANDQEFKQQLDDWLRRELPGFLTRDNDKALFADLIGQGLTGTAENGDSGQGAP; translated from the coding sequence GTGGCAAGGAAAACAATCGAACAGCGCCTGGCTGAACTGGATGCGCAACGTTCCGCCCTCAAGGCCCGTCTCTCGAAAACCGAGCGCAACAACGATATGCGCCGCAAGGTCCTGATCGGCTCGCTCGTTCTGCATCACCTGGAGACCGCGAATGATCAGGAGTTTAAGCAACAGCTCGATGACTGGCTACGCCGCGAACTGCCGGGCTTTCTGACGCGTGACAATGACAAGGCGCTGTTTGCCGATCTGATCGGACAAGGACTGACGGGCACAGCAGAGAATGGCGACAGCGGGCAGGGCGCTCCATGA
- a CDS encoding quinone oxidoreductase family protein — protein sequence MKAAVYDQAGPPDVLTYRDVADPIVGPDDVLIAVEAISIEGGDLINRRSTPPPGRPWIVGYAASGRVVGAGANVRDRKVGDRVTAFDMQGSHAELWAVPAIRTWLLPSGVDAASAAALPISFGTAHHCLFARGGLLRNQTVLVQAAAGGVGLAAVQLAAQAGATVIAVSSGESRLQRISSLGADHVVDRSMGNVVEAVRQNTGGKGVDLVIDPVGVTLSASLTLLAPEGRLVFVGNAGGGSLTIDLWPAMQSNQTLLGVFMGPLLERPQVRATVDEMLQMLDRREIRVMIEKTFPLSEAAAAHDFAENAKPLGRVIMEP from the coding sequence ATGAAGGCAGCCGTTTACGATCAAGCAGGACCTCCGGATGTTTTGACGTACAGGGACGTCGCCGACCCGATTGTAGGTCCGGATGATGTCCTCATCGCAGTGGAAGCCATTTCGATTGAAGGAGGAGACTTGATCAATCGTCGATCCACGCCGCCTCCTGGCCGCCCGTGGATAGTCGGCTATGCAGCATCTGGGCGCGTCGTGGGGGCCGGTGCGAACGTGAGGGACCGCAAAGTCGGAGACAGGGTTACTGCCTTTGACATGCAGGGTTCGCACGCCGAACTCTGGGCCGTGCCAGCGATCCGAACGTGGCTTTTGCCATCCGGCGTGGATGCAGCGTCGGCTGCCGCTTTGCCGATATCGTTTGGTACTGCCCACCATTGTCTTTTTGCCAGAGGTGGCCTTCTGCGCAACCAGACGGTTCTTGTACAGGCAGCGGCGGGTGGAGTTGGCCTCGCCGCAGTTCAGCTCGCGGCTCAAGCCGGCGCAACCGTCATCGCCGTCTCAAGTGGAGAAAGCCGGCTGCAAAGGATATCTTCCCTTGGGGCTGATCACGTTGTCGATCGGTCGATGGGGAACGTTGTCGAGGCTGTCAGACAGAACACGGGAGGCAAAGGAGTCGATCTCGTGATTGATCCTGTCGGTGTCACCTTGTCCGCTTCTCTGACTCTCCTGGCACCAGAAGGACGTCTTGTGTTTGTGGGAAACGCTGGGGGCGGAAGCCTGACCATCGATCTGTGGCCAGCCATGCAGTCAAATCAGACTTTGCTCGGAGTTTTCATGGGCCCGCTATTAGAGAGACCTCAGGTTCGTGCGACGGTAGATGAGATGCTTCAAATGCTCGATCGTCGCGAAATCCGTGTGATGATCGAAAAGACGTTTCCGCTCTCGGAAGCGGCAGCCGCTCATGATTTTGCAGAAAATGCGAAACCGCTTGGCCGGGTGATTATGGAGCCGTGA
- a CDS encoding aldo/keto reductase: MPKTISLDQYRLLGRSGLRVSPLSLGTMTFGSEWGWGADEGEARRIFDAYVDRGGNFIDTSVNYTDGASERILGGFVKDKRERVVLSTKFTMARDAQNINSGGNHRLNLMRSVETSLRQLDTDRIDLLYLHAWDFTTTPEEVMRALDDLVSAGKVLYVGICNTPAWRVAQMQTLADLRGWSPFVALQIEYSLVERTVEFELMPMAHELGLGVLPWSPLGGGILTGKYSRADLSDENDANVAPTRKGVIASTGHLNERSLEIADVVGTVAEELGASRSQVALAWTLLNPAVTSPIVGARTLEQVEDNFGALEIMFSDKQIDLLNRSSALPPIFPERFIGRPMGQQLIFGTNKVVDRR; this comes from the coding sequence ATGCCAAAGACCATTTCGCTAGACCAATATCGTCTGCTCGGCCGCTCCGGCCTGCGCGTATCACCCCTATCTCTCGGCACGATGACCTTCGGGTCGGAGTGGGGCTGGGGCGCCGATGAAGGCGAGGCTCGCCGCATTTTTGACGCTTACGTCGACCGTGGCGGGAATTTCATCGATACCTCGGTCAATTACACCGATGGTGCGTCCGAGAGGATTCTCGGCGGCTTCGTCAAGGACAAGCGTGAGCGCGTGGTTCTCTCAACCAAGTTCACGATGGCGCGTGACGCACAAAACATCAATTCGGGCGGCAACCATCGTCTCAACCTCATGCGGTCAGTGGAAACCAGCCTTCGTCAACTCGACACCGACCGTATCGATCTTCTCTATCTGCATGCCTGGGACTTTACGACAACACCCGAAGAGGTCATGCGCGCACTGGATGATCTCGTTAGCGCCGGCAAGGTTCTTTACGTTGGCATCTGCAATACGCCGGCCTGGCGCGTGGCGCAGATGCAGACGCTGGCCGATCTGCGCGGTTGGTCACCGTTCGTGGCGCTCCAGATCGAGTATAGCCTCGTGGAGCGAACGGTGGAGTTTGAACTCATGCCGATGGCACACGAGTTGGGGCTTGGCGTGCTGCCTTGGTCGCCTCTAGGCGGCGGCATCCTGACGGGAAAGTACAGCCGCGCCGACCTGTCTGACGAAAACGACGCCAATGTCGCGCCGACACGAAAAGGTGTGATCGCCTCGACCGGCCACCTCAACGAGCGCTCACTTGAGATTGCTGACGTGGTGGGGACGGTAGCGGAAGAGCTTGGCGCGTCGCGTTCGCAGGTCGCGCTTGCCTGGACGCTGCTCAACCCAGCCGTAACCTCGCCCATCGTGGGAGCACGCACCCTTGAACAGGTGGAAGACAATTTCGGTGCGCTGGAAATCATGTTTAGCGACAAACAGATCGACTTGCTGAACCGGTCCAGCGCCTTGCCGCCGATCTTCCCAGAGCGCTTCATCGGCCGCCCGATGGGCCAGCAACTCATCTTCGGCACGAACAAGGTAGTAGACAGGAGATAA
- a CDS encoding AraC family transcriptional regulator, translating into MTVRLSDASVDLPIVGSVIEAIVERSYLCLQLDLDAAAQSAAPKSPNTKGMPVGIALNRVTPPLLDTSIRLARLLETPDDIEELAPLTTREILYRLLTGGSGTTPHQMAQADSVSARSPAPSFGSGRISGRPIRLSRPPP; encoded by the coding sequence GTGACCGTCAGGCTATCTGATGCGTCGGTCGATTTGCCAATCGTGGGATCGGTCATCGAAGCGATTGTGGAGAGGTCTTATCTTTGCCTTCAGCTCGATCTCGACGCGGCCGCGCAATCCGCTGCCCCCAAAAGTCCCAACACCAAGGGAATGCCGGTAGGGATTGCGCTCAACCGCGTTACACCTCCACTGCTCGATACTTCGATTCGGCTTGCCAGACTTCTGGAAACACCAGATGACATTGAGGAGCTTGCACCTTTGACAACTCGGGAAATCCTTTATCGCCTTCTGACGGGGGGCAGCGGAACTACGCCCCACCAAATGGCGCAGGCTGACAGCGTCTCAGCCAGATCGCCCGCGCCATCCTTTGGATCGGGACGCATTTCCGGGAGGCCTATCCGATTGAGCAGGCCGCCGCCCTAG
- the istB gene encoding IS21-like element helper ATPase IstB has protein sequence MSDEVPEILLAHYLKTLKLPTFQREYQKLARLCATEGVDHVEYLLRLSEREMIERDRRKVERRIKAARFPVVKSLDSFDFAAIPKLNKMQVLELARCEWIERRENVIALGPSGTGKTHVALGLGLAACQKGLSVGFTTAAALVSEMMEARDERRLLRFQKQMAAYQLLIIDELGFVPLSKTGAELLFELISQRYERGATLITSNLPFDEWTETLGSERLTGALLDRITHHVNILEMNGDSYRLAQSRARKAG, from the coding sequence ATGAGTGACGAAGTGCCCGAGATCCTGCTCGCCCATTATCTCAAGACCCTGAAGCTCCCGACCTTCCAGCGCGAGTACCAGAAGCTGGCCCGGCTATGTGCCACCGAGGGCGTCGATCATGTCGAATACCTGTTGCGGCTTTCCGAAAGAGAGATGATCGAACGGGACCGCCGCAAGGTCGAGCGCCGCATCAAGGCGGCACGGTTCCCAGTCGTCAAAAGCCTGGACAGCTTCGACTTCGCCGCCATCCCCAAACTCAATAAGATGCAGGTGCTCGAGCTGGCACGCTGCGAATGGATCGAGCGTCGTGAGAACGTCATTGCGCTCGGGCCCAGTGGCACGGGAAAGACGCATGTCGCGCTCGGCCTCGGCCTGGCCGCATGCCAGAAGGGCTTGTCCGTCGGCTTCACCACGGCCGCCGCTCTGGTCAGCGAGATGATGGAAGCCCGTGACGAACGGCGTCTGCTCCGCTTCCAGAAGCAAATGGCTGCCTACCAGCTTCTCATCATTGATGAGTTGGGCTTTGTGCCGCTGTCCAAGACTGGTGCGGAATTGCTGTTCGAGCTGATCTCACAACGCTATGAACGCGGCGCGACCCTGATCACCAGCAATCTTCCGTTTGACGAATGGACAGAGACCTTGGGATCGGAACGACTGACTGGTGCACTGCTCGATCGCATCACCCACCACGTCAACATTCTCGAGATGAACGGCGACAGCTATCGTCTCGCCCAAAGCCGCGCACGAAAGGCAGGCTGA
- a CDS encoding nucleotidyltransferase family protein: MKQIDLVYRTAFAELAQRTFDAQFQADFPLEGRFVAVPVKGRNYWYFDLPTPEGKDKRRYVGPQDDVDITARVKAHRQVKDDIRERRKLVGMLLRSGGMSAPDRFAGEVTKALADAGLFRLRALLVGSVAFSCYSGLLGVRLPGTSMQTGDADFAQDFAISAEVEDSLPPILDLLRSIDSTFRAVPHQADNAKVVAFSNSVNYRVEFLTTNRGSDDYTGKPSPMPALGGASAENLRFLDFLIYEPVRTVLLHREGVSVNIPAPERYAIHKLIVASRRRTDALGRAKRDKDLVQASLLCEALVETRQSHLLADAYREAWTRGEAWQEGILSGLVLMPDNGKLALANALGVTVDRLGKA, translated from the coding sequence ATGAAACAGATTGACCTCGTTTACAGAACGGCGTTCGCTGAACTCGCGCAGCGGACGTTCGATGCACAATTTCAGGCAGATTTTCCCCTTGAAGGTCGGTTTGTTGCCGTTCCGGTCAAGGGCCGCAATTATTGGTATTTTGATCTCCCTACTCCCGAGGGTAAGGACAAGAGACGCTATGTCGGCCCGCAGGATGACGTCGACATCACGGCTCGGGTGAAAGCCCATAGGCAAGTCAAAGACGACATCCGGGAGCGGCGCAAGCTCGTCGGCATGCTGCTGCGAAGCGGTGGCATGTCCGCGCCGGATCGCTTCGCAGGTGAAGTGACTAAAGCACTCGCTGACGCGGGCCTATTCCGTCTGAGGGCACTCCTCGTCGGTTCCGTGGCTTTTAGCTGTTACTCAGGCCTCCTTGGCGTTCGTCTCCCTGGTACCTCTATGCAAACAGGCGACGCGGACTTCGCGCAGGACTTTGCGATCTCGGCGGAAGTCGAGGACAGCCTGCCTCCAATCCTCGATCTCCTGAGATCGATAGACAGCACGTTCAGGGCGGTCCCGCACCAGGCCGATAACGCAAAGGTGGTGGCCTTTTCGAATTCGGTAAACTACCGCGTCGAATTCCTGACGACCAACCGTGGATCGGATGACTACACGGGCAAGCCGTCCCCAATGCCTGCCCTTGGAGGCGCGTCTGCTGAAAACTTGCGGTTCCTGGACTTCCTGATCTACGAACCCGTAAGAACGGTATTGCTGCACCGGGAAGGCGTTAGCGTGAATATCCCCGCTCCCGAGCGGTATGCCATCCACAAGCTGATCGTTGCATCCAGGAGGCGCACGGATGCCCTCGGGCGAGCCAAGAGGGATAAGGACCTCGTACAGGCCTCGCTGCTGTGCGAGGCGCTCGTGGAGACGCGACAGAGCCATTTGCTTGCCGATGCCTACCGCGAAGCGTGGACGCGCGGAGAGGCGTGGCAGGAAGGGATCCTGTCGGGCCTCGTATTAATGCCAGACAACGGCAAGCTCGCGTTGGCAAATGCCCTTGGTGTCACGGTAGACCGACTGGGTAAGGCGTAG
- a CDS encoding SDR family oxidoreductase — MKTVLISGSGSGMGLLTAQTLIRQGYAVYAGVRDPHGRSAGRREALERYATEHGGYVRVIDMDIHSEESCQAAVDQLVADHGHLDVVIHNAAHLFIGVFEGFTPDQLTDCLNTNVVGAHRLNRAAIPQMRKQGNGVLLYVGSTISRIVTPFVGPYIAGKYALDALAEVTAYEINRFGIETVIVMPGIFPDGTAHFESAVHPGDDDAVEGYEKFKADFDNIGPGLRALLRGADAPIQGVADEIARVLALPKGDKPMRTIIDYSDYGTPVINAVVETQTARVFQMMGYEHLLKVS, encoded by the coding sequence ATGAAGACCGTTCTTATATCAGGCTCCGGATCGGGTATGGGCCTTTTGACCGCGCAAACGCTTATCCGGCAAGGCTATGCGGTCTACGCCGGGGTACGTGATCCTCACGGGAGAAGTGCCGGGCGGCGAGAAGCCCTTGAACGTTACGCGACCGAACATGGTGGCTATGTCCGTGTCATCGACATGGACATTCATAGCGAAGAATCTTGCCAGGCAGCCGTTGATCAGTTGGTCGCCGACCACGGACACCTCGACGTCGTCATTCACAATGCCGCTCATCTGTTCATCGGCGTATTTGAAGGCTTCACACCGGACCAGTTGACCGACTGTCTCAACACCAATGTCGTCGGTGCTCACCGGCTAAACCGTGCCGCAATTCCGCAGATGCGCAAACAGGGGAACGGTGTTCTCCTCTACGTTGGCAGCACCATTTCCCGCATCGTGACACCCTTTGTCGGGCCGTACATCGCCGGGAAATATGCGCTGGACGCGTTGGCAGAGGTGACCGCCTATGAAATCAATCGCTTCGGCATCGAGACCGTGATCGTAATGCCGGGCATTTTCCCGGATGGGACGGCGCATTTCGAATCCGCTGTCCATCCAGGCGATGACGACGCGGTCGAGGGATACGAGAAATTCAAGGCCGACTTCGACAATATCGGGCCTGGTTTGCGTGCTCTTCTTCGAGGAGCCGATGCACCCATCCAAGGCGTTGCCGACGAGATCGCACGTGTGTTGGCGCTCCCGAAAGGCGATAAGCCAATGCGCACGATCATCGATTACTCGGACTATGGCACTCCTGTAATCAACGCGGTGGTTGAAACGCAAACTGCACGCGTGTTCCAAATGATGGGTTATGAGCATCTGCTCAAGGTGTCGTAG
- a CDS encoding nucleotidyltransferase and HEPN domain-containing protein, translating into MMKSSLDHIPHRKQRELARALEILHEEFEDALGEGTADFKKRGRILKIILFGSYARGTFVDEPHTMKGYRSDFDLLVIVNNRKLTDHATYWYKAADRIIRDSFIETPTQFIVHSLREVNTELKKGHYFFSDIRKEGIVLYELDDEPLAEPKLLTAEERLNVAREHCRERFEAGTEFFVLSCHARNSGFTKRAAFLLHQAIEQAYSCVLLTLTNYGPASHNIKFLRSLAEEQDLRLVDAFPRDHHRQRAWFNTINEAYVKARYSKHFEISEEALGWLGERTAHLLELVKVVCDEHIEKVDCGVRMGGSESSQ; encoded by the coding sequence ATGATGAAATCCTCCCTTGATCATATCCCGCACAGAAAGCAGCGAGAGCTCGCCCGTGCGCTGGAGATCCTGCACGAGGAGTTCGAGGATGCGCTGGGGGAAGGCACCGCCGACTTCAAGAAGCGCGGACGCATTCTCAAAATCATTCTGTTTGGCTCCTATGCCCGCGGCACCTTTGTCGATGAGCCGCATACGATGAAGGGCTATCGCTCGGATTTCGATTTGCTGGTGATCGTCAACAATCGCAAGCTGACGGATCACGCGACCTACTGGTACAAGGCGGCCGACCGGATCATCCGCGACAGCTTTATCGAAACGCCGACGCAGTTCATCGTGCATTCTCTGCGCGAGGTGAACACAGAGCTTAAGAAGGGCCACTACTTCTTCTCGGATATCCGCAAGGAAGGCATCGTTCTATACGAACTGGATGACGAGCCGCTCGCTGAGCCGAAGCTGCTGACTGCGGAAGAACGGTTGAATGTCGCGCGGGAGCATTGCCGGGAACGGTTCGAGGCAGGTACCGAGTTCTTTGTTCTATCCTGTCACGCTCGCAACAGTGGCTTTACAAAAAGAGCTGCGTTTCTTTTGCATCAGGCGATCGAGCAAGCCTATTCCTGCGTCCTTCTCACACTGACGAACTACGGGCCTGCCTCCCACAACATCAAGTTCCTCCGCTCTCTTGCCGAGGAGCAGGACCTTCGACTGGTCGACGCGTTTCCACGCGATCATCATCGGCAGCGGGCCTGGTTCAATACGATCAATGAAGCCTATGTGAAGGCGCGGTACTCGAAACATTTCGAGATCAGCGAAGAGGCGCTTGGCTGGCTCGGTGAGCGCACCGCGCATTTGCTCGAGCTGGTAAAGGTCGTTTGCGATGAACATATCGAAAAGGTGGATTGTGGCGTTCGAATGGGCGGGAGTGAAAGCAGCCAATGA